The nucleotide window GACGCAGTTGTTCAAGGAAATCGGTGAGATCGAAACCATCACCTTTTTTCAGTTTGCTCGCCAGCTTCTCAGCCTGTGCGCGGTCAACCTTGCTCTCGATATCTTCGATCAGCGACAGTACGTCGCCCATACCGAGGATACGGGAAGCGATACGATCCGGGTGGAACGGCTCCAGCGCTTCAGTTTTCTCGCCTACACCGAGGAATTTGATCGGCTTACCGGTGATATGACGAATAGAAAGCGCCGCACCGCCACGGGCGTCACCGTCAACCTTAGTCAGAACCACACCGGTTAACGGCAGGGCTTCGTTAAACGCTTTCGCGGTATTCGCCGCATCCTGACCGGTCATGGCGTCAACAACAAACAGGGTCTCTACCGGGTTGATAGAGGCATGCACCTGCTTGATCTCGTCCATCATCGCTTCATCAACGTGCAGACGACCGGCGGTATCCACCAGCAGCACGTCGTAGAACTTCAGCTTCGCTTCTTTCAGCGCCGCATTAACGATGTCGACAGGCTTTTGGGCAACGTCCGACGGGAAGAAATCCACGCCAACCTGCTCTGCCAGCGTTTCCAGCTGTTTGATCGCCGCCGGGCGATACACGTCGGCAGAAACAACCAGCACCTTTTTCTTGTGTTTTTCGCGCAGGAATTTACCCAGCTTACCAACGCTGGTCGTTTTACCCGCACCCTGCAAACCAGCCATCAGCACGACCGCTGGCGGCTGAGCGGCCAGGTTAAGTACCTGGTTTTCTTCGCCCATCGCCGAAACCAGTTCATTACGAACGATTTTGACGAACTCCTGACCCGGAGTCAGGCTCTTGTTAACTTCATGACCAACCGCTTTTTCTTTTACGCGGTTGATAAAATCACGCACGACCGGTAACGCAACGTCTGCTTCGAGCAGCGCCATACGCACTTCGCGCAGCGTTTCCTTGATGTTCTCTTCAGTAAGGCGTCCACGGCCGCTGATGTTGCGCAGCGTGCGCGACAAACGATCGGTTAAATTATCAAACATTGTCTCTCGCCTGGGTAGAAACGTTGGGTCGCGAGCTGCGACACATACACAGAATTTTGCCGCAGTATAACATGAAGGCGGCTTTGTTGTTATGCAACGGTTGGAGCAGGCGTCACGTAACGTTATACTGCTTCTCTTTCTTATTAAGACAACTGCCGACGCCTATATGCCTGTTTTCGCACTGATCGCCCTTGTTGCCTATTCTGTCAGCCTCGCGCTGATCATTCCCGGCCTGCTGCAAAAAAACAGCGGCTGGCGGCGCATGGCTATTCTTTCGGCGGTGATCGCACTAATCAGCCACGCTTTTGCACTGGAATCACGCATTATTCCTGGTGACGGTAGCGTACAAAACCTGAGCGTGCTGAACGTCGGTTCGCTGGTCAGCCTGATGATCTGCACGGTGATGACCATTGTTGCGTCTAAAAATCGTGGCTGGCTGCTGCTGCCGATTGTCTACACCTTCGCGTTGATCAATCTGGCCTTAGCCACCTTTATGCCCAATGAGTTCATCACCCACCTGGAAGCCACACCGGGCATGCTGGTGCATATTGGTCTGTCGCTGTTCGCTTACGCGACGCTGATCATTGCCGCGCTCTACGCCATGCAGCTCGCCTGGATTGACTACCAGCTGAAAAACAAAAAGCTGGCGTTCAACCATGAGATGCCGCCGCTGATGGTCATTGAGCGTAAGATGTTCCACATTACGCAGGTTGGTGTTGTTCTGCTGACGTTAACACTCTGCACTGGCCTGTTTTATATGAAAAACCTGTTCAGCGTGGAGAATATCGACAAAGCGGTTCTCTCCATCGTCGCGTGGTTTGTCTATATTGTCCTGTTATGGGGCCATTATCATGAAGGCTGGCGCGGTCGTCGCGTGGTCTGGTTTAACGTTGCGGGCGCAGGCATTCTCACCCTTGCCTATTTTGGCAGCCGCTTTATACAGCAATTTGCTGGCTAAGTAACAAAGGAGTTCCCCCTGGAACACATCTCTACCACCACGCTGATCGTCACGCTGATCGTCATGGTGGTCATCTCCGCCTATTTCTCTGGTTCAGAAACCGGCATGATGACCTTAAACCGTTACCGGTTACGTCATCGTGCGAAGCAGGGTAACCGTGCCGCGCGTCGCGTTGAAAAATTACTCCGAAAACCGGATCGCCTGATTAGCCTGGTGCTTATCGGTAACAACCTCGTCAATATTCTCGCCTCTGCACTGGGTACCATCGTTGGGATGCGCCTGTATGGTAATGCGGGCGTCGCCATCGCCACCGGTGTACTGACGTTTGTGGTGCTGGTATTTGCTGAAGTACTCCCAAAAACCATCGCCGCGCTTTACCCTGAAAAAGTCGCCTACCCGAGCAGCTTCCTGCTTGCGCCACTGCAAATCCTGATGATGCCGCTGGTATGGCTCCTGAATATGGTTACCCGCTTACTGATGCGTATGGTGGGAATCAAAGCCGATGTCACCATCAGCAGTGCGCTCAGTAAAGACGAGCTGCGCACTATCGTGAACGAATCCCGCTCGCAAATATCCCGTCGTAACCAGGACATGCTGCTCTCGGTGCTGGATCTGGAAAAGGTCAGCGTTGACGACATCATGGTACCGCGCAATGAAATCGTCGGGATTGACATCAACGACGACTGGAAAGCCATCGTTCGCCAGCTGACGCACTCGCCGCACGGGCGTATCGTGCTCTATCGTGACTCACTGGACGACACCATCAGCATGCTGCGCGTGCGCGAGGCCTATCGCCTGATGACCGAGAAAAAAGAGTTCACAAAAGAGGTGATGCTGCGCGCCGCAGACGAAATTTACTACGTACCGGAAGGAACGCCACTCAGCACGCAACTGGTGAAGTTTCAGCGTAATAAGAAGAAAGTCGGGCTGGTAGTGGATGAGTACGGCGACATTCAGGGACTGGTGACGGTCGAAGATATTCTGGAAGAGATTGTCGGGGACTTTACGACATCAATGTCACCTTCCCTTGCTGAAGAAGTCACTCCGCAAAATGACGGCTCCGTGCTGATCGACGGTAGCGCCAATATTCGTGAACTTAATAAAGCCTTTAACTGGCATCTGCCGGAAGACGAGGCTCGCACCATGAACGGGATGATTCTGGAAGCACTGGAAGAGATCCCGGCAGCGGGCACGCGGGTACGAATTGATCAATACGATATTGATATCCTGGACGTGCAGGACAATATGATTAAGCAGGTGAAAATTCTGCCCGTTAAGCCGATTCGGGAAAGTATTTCTGAGTAGGAAGTCGAATGTAGGCCGGGTAAAGCGAATGCCGCCACCCGGCACTACAGATGGCAAATTACGCTTTCGCTTTCGCCACGGTCACCATTGCAGCACGAATGGTACGGCCGTTCAGGGTATAACCTTTCTGCATCACGCCCAGCACATTACCTGCGGTAACGTCTTCTGATTCCACCATCGCAATCGCCTGGTGAACGTTTGGATCCAGCGGCACGTTGGTATCGGCAATCACTTCCACGCCAAACTTGCGCACCACATCAAGCATAGATTTCAGCGTCAGTTCGATGCCTTCAATCATTGCCGCGTTGTCCGGGTTAGCTTTGTCAGCCACTTCCAGCGCGCGATCCAGGCTATCCACTACCGGCAGCAGTTCGTTGACGAATTTCTCCAGCGCAAATTTATGCGCTTTTTCAACGTCCATCTCAGTACGGCGGCGCAGGTTTTCCATTTCCGCTTTGATGCGCAGCACACCTTCGCGCTCACGATTCTGTGCTTCTACCAACTGGGCTTCCAGATTCGCAATTTTTTCATCGCGCGGGTCCACCTGCTCAGCAGATGCGTCTGGCTCTAACGCCTCAACTTCATCGTGCTGTTCCGTGATAATTTCTTCAGGGGCTTGCCCCTCAGGCGTTTTCTGTTCTTTACTACTCATGAATTTCTCCGCGTTTTTCTGCATTCATCTCGCTAACTTCGCTTATTATGGGGATCAGTTTCCGGGATTCAAGGGAACAAGACAGATTGTCATCATTCATCAGGCACAAGGACCTCCAGAAAATGAATAATCATTTCAGGTGTATTGGGATCGTCGGGCATCCGCGTCACCCTACCGCATTGACGACACATGAAATGTTGTATCGCTGGCTGTGTAGCAAAGGCTATGAAGTGATGGTCGAACAGCAAATCGCTCAGGAGCTGCAGCTCAAGGGCGTCAAAACCGGCACGCTGGCGGAAATTGGCCAACAGGCAGACCTCGCTGTGGTGGTCGGCGGCGATGGCAATATGCTGGGCGCAGCACGTACCCTCGCTCGCTATGATATCAAGGTCATCGGTATCAACCGCGGCAACCTCGGTTTTCTGACTGACCTCGACCCGGACAACGCCCAGCAACAGCTGGCTGACGTGCTGGAAGGTCACTATATCAGCGAAAAACGTTTTCTGCTTGAAGCCCAGGTGTGCCAGCAAGACTGTCAGAAGCGCATCAGCACCGCGATTAACGAAGTGGTTCTTCACCCCGGCAAAGTGGCGCACATGATTGAGTTCGAAGTCTACATCGACGAAATCTTCGCCTTCTCACAACGTTCTGATGGGCTCATTATCTCCACGCCAACAGGTTCAACGGCCTACTCGCTCTCTGCAGGCGGCCCAATTCTGACCCCGTCACTGGATGCCATCACGCTGGTGCCAATGTTCCCGCATACGCTCTCTGCCCGCCCGCTGGTCATTAACGGTAGCAGCACCATTCGCCTGCGTTTCTCACACCGCCGCAACGACCTGGAGATCAGCTGCGACAGCCAGATCGCACTGCCTATTCAGGAAGGTGA belongs to Enterobacter cloacae and includes:
- the ffh gene encoding signal recognition particle protein, coding for MFDNLTDRLSRTLRNISGRGRLTEENIKETLREVRMALLEADVALPVVRDFINRVKEKAVGHEVNKSLTPGQEFVKIVRNELVSAMGEENQVLNLAAQPPAVVLMAGLQGAGKTTSVGKLGKFLREKHKKKVLVVSADVYRPAAIKQLETLAEQVGVDFFPSDVAQKPVDIVNAALKEAKLKFYDVLLVDTAGRLHVDEAMMDEIKQVHASINPVETLFVVDAMTGQDAANTAKAFNEALPLTGVVLTKVDGDARGGAALSIRHITGKPIKFLGVGEKTEALEPFHPDRIASRILGMGDVLSLIEDIESKVDRAQAEKLASKLKKGDGFDLTDFLEQLRQMKNMGGMASLMGKLPGMGQIPDNVKAQMDDKVLVRMEAIINSMTLKERANPDIIKGSRKRRIAAGCGMQVQDVNRLLKQFDDMQRMMKKMKKGGMAKMMRGMKGMMPPGFPGR
- a CDS encoding inner membrane protein YpjD, yielding MQRLEQASRNVILLLFLIKTTADAYMPVFALIALVAYSVSLALIIPGLLQKNSGWRRMAILSAVIALISHAFALESRIIPGDGSVQNLSVLNVGSLVSLMICTVMTIVASKNRGWLLLPIVYTFALINLALATFMPNEFITHLEATPGMLVHIGLSLFAYATLIIAALYAMQLAWIDYQLKNKKLAFNHEMPPLMVIERKMFHITQVGVVLLTLTLCTGLFYMKNLFSVENIDKAVLSIVAWFVYIVLLWGHYHEGWRGRRVVWFNVAGAGILTLAYFGSRFIQQFAG
- a CDS encoding membrane protein produces the protein MVVISAYFSGSETGMMTLNRYRLRHRAKQGNRAARRVEKLLRKPDRLISLVLIGNNLVNILASALGTIVGMRLYGNAGVAIATGVLTFVVLVFAEVLPKTIAALYPEKVAYPSSFLLAPLQILMMPLVWLLNMVTRLLMRMVGIKADVTISSALSKDELRTIVNESRSQISRRNQDMLLSVLDLEKVSVDDIMVPRNEIVGIDINDDWKAIVRQLTHSPHGRIVLYRDSLDDTISMLRVREAYRLMTEKKEFTKEVMLRAADEIYYVPEGTPLSTQLVKFQRNKKKVGLVVDEYGDIQGLVTVEDILEEIVGDFTTSMSPSLAEEVTPQNDGSVLIDGSANIRELNKAFNWHLPEDEARTMNGMILEALEEIPAAGTRVRIDQYDIDILDVQDNMIKQVKILPVKPIRESISE
- the grpE gene encoding protein GrpE — its product is MSSKEQKTPEGQAPEEIITEQHDEVEALEPDASAEQVDPRDEKIANLEAQLVEAQNREREGVLRIKAEMENLRRRTEMDVEKAHKFALEKFVNELLPVVDSLDRALEVADKANPDNAAMIEGIELTLKSMLDVVRKFGVEVIADTNVPLDPNVHQAIAMVESEDVTAGNVLGVMQKGYTLNGRTIRAAMVTVAKAKA
- the nadK gene encoding NAD kinase, with product MNNHFRCIGIVGHPRHPTALTTHEMLYRWLCSKGYEVMVEQQIAQELQLKGVKTGTLAEIGQQADLAVVVGGDGNMLGAARTLARYDIKVIGINRGNLGFLTDLDPDNAQQQLADVLEGHYISEKRFLLEAQVCQQDCQKRISTAINEVVLHPGKVAHMIEFEVYIDEIFAFSQRSDGLIISTPTGSTAYSLSAGGPILTPSLDAITLVPMFPHTLSARPLVINGSSTIRLRFSHRRNDLEISCDSQIALPIQEGEDVLIRRCDYHLNLIHPKDYSYFNTLSSKLGWSKKLF